The genomic segment GGAGCATAGTATTCATCTCCTTTTTGATAGAGGCCACCGCTCTATTCGAGCGGCGGCAGTTCCTTGAATTGTTGGGTGTTCCACATACCGAGCAGGTCATCCTTATGAGTTGCGGCCCATTCCTGCACCATTGAAAGGGCCTTGGGTGGTAAATCACCTTCGAGCATTTTCCCTGTTTGGATATCGATTATGCCAAGATACTCTCCATATACTGCGTGAATGTGGGGTGGATTATGCTCTCGTTGAGCAAAGTACATTTTAATGACCATGCCATAGAATCTAGCGATAACGGGCAATGTGCTCACCTACCTTTCGATATTATTATATAATATACGTACGTATATGTCAAGAGAGATAGACAAAAAGTTTCATATTTAAGAGTTAGCCGCTTAGGCGGCACGGGATAAAACGGCGCAGGGGTGGGGGCGCGTATTTTAGGGAGAGGACTATGGCTAGAGAATTTGCGAAAGCATTTTATCATAGTAGCGCGTGGTTAAAGTGTAGAGGTGCATATATCCGTGAGAGGATAGCGATTGATGGAGGAATGTGTCAAAGGTGTCATATTGTGCCTGGGTATATTGTGCACCATAAAGTATGGTTGACACCAGATAATATAAGCAATCCAGATGTAACGCTTAATAAAGAAAATTTGGAATATGTTTGTCTTGTATGTCATAACAAAATAGAGCAGGGCGAATGCGAGAGCGGGTATAGATTTGATGAAATGGGCCAGTTGGTTCCGATCCCCCCCTTTAAAGGCAGCATGATATGAGGGAAGCCTGACCGCGCCCCAACCTCTAATGAATACATGACTCACGTATGACCCCCCTCCCCTAAAAATAGGAGAATATGATGGAAAGTAATGAAAAGATAGCATTAATAGATAAGGAAAAAGGGAGACTTAGCAAAAATTTTGCGAAAATAAGCGGAAAAAAGAAAGCGGTCATCAAGGGACTCATTGAACGGGCAGCATTCATGCGAGTCTCCCTAGATAATTTGGAGTTAGATCTAAATGAGAAAGGATTTGTGGAGCAGTTTTCACAGGGAGACCAAGAACCCTATGATAGAAAGCGTCCAGTTGCTGATTTATATAATACAATGAATGCAAATTATCAAAAAATCATTAAGCAATTGACAGATTTGCTGCCAAAAGAGAGCGAGATCCAGGGTGACGACGGATTTGATGGATTTGTGAGTGAGAGGGATGATTAAGTACCCAGAAAAGTATAACCCAATTGCTGAATATTGGAAAGCAATTGAGAGTGGAACGGAAGTTGTATCCCTAAAAATAAGAAAAACCTATGAAAAACTGTATCGCGATACCTTAGATGATGCAGGAGAATATTATTACAATAGCAAAAGAGCGAATCACGCAATTGAGTTTGTAGAAAATTTTTGCAGACACAGCAAAGGGAAAATGGGGGGTAAGCCTGTTAGGTTGGAACTGTGGGAAAAAGCGCTCATAGCATCTGTCTTTGGATTTGTGGATATAACCGGGAATCGCAAATATAGAGAGGTAATTTTAATTGTTGGAAAGAAGAATGGAAAATCACTGCTCTCGTCGGCCATTGGTTTGTATTTGCTCATTGGGGACAATGAGCCAGGCGCAGAAGTCTATGCTGTAGCTACTAAAAAAGACCAGGCTAAAATCATATGGAATGAATCTAAACGCATGGTGCGCAAATCTCCTGCACTTAGTAAGCGAATAAAAGCTCTAACTCATGAGCTATCAAGTGAGGAGTACAATGATGGAGTATTTAAACCGCTGGCCAGTGACTCAGATACGCTAGATGGGCTCAATGTTCACGGTGTTCTCATGGATGAGATTCATCAATGGAAACATGGGAAAGCTTTATTTGACATTATGGCAGATGGCGTAACAGCACGAGAACAGCCTCTTATTTTTATAACATCAACCGCAGGCACTATCCGCGAGGATATTTATGACGAAAAATATGAATACGCGGAGCGAGTCATAAATGGTTATTCGGATGCTGAAGGATATCATGATGAGCGTTTCTTGCCTTTCATTTATGAACTCGACGATCGTAAGGAATGGACATGCCCGGAGTGTTGGAAAAAAGCGAACCCGGGCCTTGGTACTATCAAAAACTATAAAGCACTGGCTGATAAAGTAGAAAAGGCAAAAGCCAATCCAAATATGGTGAAGAATTTGGTTTGCAAGGAGTTCAATATCCGTGAAACCAGCAGCCAGGCGTGGCTAACCTTTGAACAGCTCAACAATACTGCGACGTATGATTTGGAGAAATTAAAGCCGAGATACGGTATTGGCGGAGCCGACCTTTCAGCAACAACAGATCTCACGGCGGCAAAAGTGCTATTCATGATTCCGGGCGATCAGCATATCTACGTAATGTCTATGTACTGGCTGGCAGAAGAGTTGGTGGAGGAGCGCGTGCGGGAAGATAAAATACCATATGATCTGTGGATTGAACAGGGGTTAATGCGCACTACGCCTGGGAATAGAGTGCATCATAAATATGTTACGCAATGGTTTAAGGAAGTGCAGGAGAAGCACGATATCTATATTCCGTGGGTGGGGTATGATTCCTGGTCTGCGACATACTGGGTAGAGGAAATGATGGCGTATTTTGGGCAAAGCAGTATGATACCAGTAATTCAGGGAAAAAAGACGCTTTCCTCTCCCATGAAGAACCTGGGAGCTGATTTAGAAAGCAAGCTCATCATTTATAACAACAACCCGATTGATAAGTGGTGCTTAGCGAATACGGCATATGACGAGGATAAGAACGGGAATATTCAACCAAGCAAAACCTCAAAGAGGACGAAAAGAATCGACGGGACAGCGGCTCTGCTCGATGCCTATGTAGTATTACAGAACAAAATGGAAGAGTATCTAAGCATTATTTAGAAAGGAGGAGAAATATATGAGAATATTTTCCAAAGTCTTTGGGAAAAAAACGGCTGAAACTGTGGCTGGAATTAAACTGATCACCGAAACGGGGAATGGGTATTATGCTTGGGATGGTAATGTCTATCACTCGGATATAGTGCGCGCCTGTATTCGGCCAAAAGTCAAGGCAGTTGGAAAACTGACTCCAAAGCATATCAGGGAAACAATAAAAAATGGGAAGAAAATAATGGAGATTAACCCAGAGCCATATATCCGATTTCTGTTGGAAGAGCCAAACCCATACATGACGGGACAAAAGCTGATTGAAAAAATGACGGCCCAATACTGCCTTAACAATAATGCTTTTGCCGTGATAGTAAGGGACGAGAATGGCTATCCTATGCAGATCTACCCAATTACGGCTATCACAGCAGAGGCAATATATGATGCCCAGGGCACCCTGTATTTAAAGTTTTTGCTGCAAAATGGGAGTTACTATACTTTCCCATATTCTGATATTATCCATTTGCGCCAGGATTTCTATTCTAATGATATTTTTGGCGAGCCATTAGCGCCGGCGCTGGCACCGTTAATGGAAATTATCAACACTACAGATCAGGGGATTGTGAAAGCAGTAAAAAATTCTGGAGTTGTGCGATGGCTTCTCAAAATTTTAAACTCACAGCGGCCAGAAGATATTCAAAAGACGGCAGAGCAATTTGCAAAGAACTATCTCTCTCTTGAGAGCAATTCGGTTGGTGTTGCTGCAACAGACGCAAAGGTAGATGTGGAGCGAATTGAACCAAAGGACTATGTCCCTAATGCAGCCCAAATAGATCGGACAACCACAAGAATCTATGCTCTGCTCAACACAAATGAAAAAATTGTGCACAGCAGCTATTCAGAAAATGATTGGAATAGCTATTTTGAATCAGAAATCGAAACGTTATCCATTGAGCTGAAAAATGAGTTCACTCGAAAAATTTTCAGCAGAAAGCAAAGAGGCTTTGGCAACAAAATTATTTTTGAGGCCGCCAATCTGGCTACAGCAAGTATGCAAACTAAACTTAACTTAGTGCAGTTTGTGGATCGAAGAATGATGACGCCAAATGAAGTCCGGGCCATCTTGAATATGGCACCATTTCCAGGTGGAGACGAAATGCTGCTGCGCAAAGATACCGACATAGTGAGAGGAGGTGAAAGTGTTGAGAATTGAGATTAAGGGAGCGATTGTAAGCAATGATGACAAGGCCGCTTATGATTATTTTAATCTGGAGGCAACCTGCCCGCGCGATGTTCTGCAAAAGCTCAAAGAAGCCGGAACAGAATATGTTGATGTTTTTATTAATTCAGGAGGCGGAGATATTTTTGCTGGTAGTGAAATTTACTCTGCATTACGAAGCTATCAGGGCAAGATAAAGATTCATGTGGTAGGTTTGGCAGCTTCTGCGGCTAGCGTCATTCTATGCGCGGGTGAGAGTGATATTACACCTACAGGTATGGTAATGGTGCATAACGTATCAGGCTATGCTAGCGGGGATTATCGCCAGATGGATAAAACAGCAGAAGTTCTTAAAAAAGCAAACAGCGCTATCGCAGAAGCGTATATGAACAAGACAAAAATGACCAGAGATGAGGCCTTACAGCTTATGGAGCAGGAGACTTGGCTGACAGCAGAGGAGGCAATAAGAAAAGGGCTGGTAGATAGAATGGAAGAACCGCCTGTAAAGCTGGTTGCATCATTGGCATGTACACTCTTACCAAGAGAAGTTATAGAAAAAACCATGCAAACTATGAATGCTCACAATCCGCGAAAAGCGGATATTTTTATGCGAGAAAGAGCAAAGGCAACATTAAGACTACTAAAATTAGGAGGGAAACAATGAACAAAGAGCAGTATTTGGCAAAGCGTAAAGGGCTGATGGATGTAGCACAGCAGTTGGTAGACGCAGGGAAAATGGAGGAATTTGAGTCAAAAGCAAAAGAAGTTGAGACATTGGATAATCAGTATGATGAGTATTGTAAAGCGCAGGCGAATCTTCGTGCACTAGAAGACAAAGTTGCGGCGCAACCGGCAAATGCGTTCCAGAGTGCAACAAAAGAATCTGTATCGTTTGAGGCAAAAGAAATTGACCCAGAAGATATGACTAACAGCATGGATTACCGAAAAGCATTTATGGCCCACGTTATGAAAGGAGAGGCCATGCCTGCAAAATTCCAAGCAGCCAATGCCAATACCAAAACGACAGATGTTGGTGAAATTATTCCAACTATTGTCATCGAAAGAGTTATTGAAAAAATGGAGAGTATCGGAACAATTTTGCCCCTTGTAACGCAAGTGGCGTATAAGGGTGGTGTGAAAATTCCAACTTCTACAGTCAAGCCGGTAGCAACATGGGTATCGGAAGGAGCTGGGAGCGATAGGCAGAAAAAAACTATTGGCGCGATCAGCTTTACCTATCATAAACTGCGCTGTGCAGTCTCTATCAGCCTGGAAGTAGGTGTTATGGCGCTCCCGGTGTTTGAAACGGTACTCGTTAATAATATTGCAGAGGCAATGACGAAAGCTATTGAACAGGCCATTGTATCTGGCAGCGGCACTGGTCAGCCCAAGGGATTTTTAAGCGAAACACCAGTTTCAGGACATGCAATTGAAGTTGCAGCCACTGATGATTTGGATTACGAAGTGTTAGTAGAGGCCGAAGCAGCCTTGGAGTCTGCATACGAAAATGAGGCCGTATGGTTTATGAGCAAGAAATCTTTTATGGCATTTGTAGGCATGACAGATGCCGATGGTCAACCCATTGCGCGTGTGAATTACGGTATTGGCGGAAAGCCAGAAAGAATGCTGCTTGGAAGAACTGTTATTGTCAATGATTACATGGATTCCTATGCTGGCACTGTAACAAAAGATACTATCTTTGCGGCGATTTTTAATCCCAAAGATTATGTGCTCAATGCAAGTTACAGTCTGACCATTAAACGCTATGAGGACAATGACACGGATGATACTGTAACCAAAGCTATTATGTTAGTGGACGGTAAGGCGGTAGATATTAATTCCCTCGTAACCATAACCAAAAAAGTAGCTTCAGCCTAAGAGGTAAAAGCGAATGGAGCTTTTGGAAGAACTCAAAACAACACTAAGAATTGGCAATAATAGATTTGATGAAAGCGAGCTTGTACCTCTTATTAATGCTTGCAAAATGGATATGAAAATATCGGGCGTTGAAACTGTCCAGGAGGAGGATGCGCTAGTGCGTCAGGCGATAAAACTCTATGCTAAAGCATATTTTGGCTATTACGATGATAACGAGAAATATAAAATAGCATATGAAGGGTTAAGAGACGCAATGGCCCTTTCGGGTGATTACCGGAGGCAAGATGCAGTATAGCGACATCATTGAACTTGTGGCTATAAAGCCAGGAATCAGCATTTCAGGGTATCCAACAGAAAGTGAGATAAAAAAAGAGGCGTTCGCAGATGTGAAGTCTGTACGACGAAGTGAGTTTTATGAGGCTCTAAAACAGGAGATGTGCTTGGTAATTGTGTTCAATGTGAGGTGCTGCGACTATGGAAATGAGAAGTATGTAGACTTTGAAGGGCGGCGATATAAAGTGGCAAGAGCCTACACAAAGGACAGTGAGATCATGGAGCTAAACTGTTCAGAGGTAAAAACATGACCGTCAATGAAAAAATGATGCAGGCGTTGGGAGATTTTGATCTCCCGACGGCCTATGCAATTTACCAGGGAGATGCAGCTGAATACTTTGTGTTTGTTTTTTCGATCATCCCGGTTATGTATGCGGATGACAGGCCAAATACAGAGCGATATTTGACGCAGCTGCACTATTTCTGCCCGCACGATGTAGACTGCACAAAACTAAGACAAGCAGTAAAAGCAAAACTGTTTGCCGCTGGATGGACATGGCCGGATGAGGTAGACGCAACGGATGAAACCAGCCGGCATTATGTCTTTGAGTGTGAGATTATGGGGGAGATGGATGGCACAGTTTAGCGTAAATGGCCTTGATGATGTAATGAATTTGTTTGATAGCCTTGCTGATATGCCCAATGAGGTCATAGAGGAAATGCTGCTTGCAGAAGGCAATATCATTGCCAAAGAACAGCGCCGGGCGGCGGAGGAAATGCTGCGAGGCAAATACTACAAAGGCGGCGTTGCAAACTCTGTAACGGTAGGCAAGCCGATGATTACCTATGACGGCGGAGAAATCGAGGTGGCCTTTAAGGGCACACAGCACGGCAACAGACTGGCAGAAATTGCATTTGTGAACCAATATGGAGCGCGCGGGAATCCCGGGCGCCCTTTTATTGATGTTGCAAATGCGCGCGGAGAAGATGCGGCGGCGGAAGCAGCCGCAGACATACATGAAAAATGGCTAGATAGCCACGAATAGAAAGGAAAAAAGAAATGGCAGGATTTGGAGCAAATTTCCCGTGTTTTCAGCCGTATGACAAAGCGGGGGTAAACGTAGGCAAGCTGGTTTCGGCAAATCTGACGGTGAATCTGGCAAACGGTGAGCTATATGCAGATGATACACTAGCCGAGCAGGTCTCGGAGGTTATCTCTGGCAGCATTGCAATGGAAACAGACGATATGCTGGATCAGGTTGCGAGCGTGGTATATGGGGCGACAGTAAAGGATGGCGCGGTTGTATATAACAAGGACGATGTGCCGCCTATGGGCAAACTCGCATATTATAAGTCGCTGCGTGTAGGAGGTAAAAATTTCTACCGTGGCTATTACTACCCCAAGGCCAGAGCGGCGATTGGCAACGATTCGGCGCAGACAAAGGGCAGCAGCATTACCTTCCAGACCACGCAGACGGCATTTACTGTGTTCCCGGACGATGCGGGCGATTGGCGCGAGACCAAGAACTTTGACAGCCAGGCAGAGGCTAAGGCATGGTGTGAACAGAAGTGCGGAATCAAAGAATATCACACGGTCAATGTTACAGTATCCGGCGCAGGCGCAGGCGAGGGGGTAAGCCCGGAAGGGATTTGCTATGTGGAAGATGAGGGGACGTTGACTTGCACGATTACAGGCACGCCTACTGCGGCGTATGACAATGGTACAAGCATTTTGGAGAGTATCTCCGGGGGCACGTATACGCTAACCAGCGTAAAGGAAAATCACGAGCTGGTATATATTTTCTAACACAGGAGGGGGCGGCTTCGGCCGCCCATTTTTGAGATTATGCGGCTAAGCGGAAAAGAATATGCGCTGCGCTTTAGCGTCGACGTGTTTTTCAAACTGGAAGAAAAATATGGGACAGCTAACGCCATAGAGATACTGACGAAACCGGGCGCAGAAGGATTTAATGCTCTTTGCTGGCTTGTTGCAGAGATGTCAAAGGCGGCGGAGCTATATAAAAGATATATGGGAGAAAGCCCTAATGAGTATTTAAAAGAGGAGTTTGTGCGGGCAGTCATTTTGCCGTGGGAGATGCCAAAAATTCGAGATGAGGCGATTGAGGCAGTAATGAAAGGTATTCAGCGGCAAGAGGAATCAGAAGAAGAAATTGACATAGGGCTGCAAGAACTTCAAAAAAAAACGGAAAGCGAATGACTAAGGCAATGCTGCTTTACTTGGCAAGCCTTAGCGGAATGACAAGGAAAGAAGCCATGCTGGAAACCCCCGGCATGGTTTTTGATTGCATCGAAGTGCGCCAAAAAATAAGTGGTACAAAACCGAGCAAAGGGAAATTTGACTGATGGAGACAAAGACGAAAATCAAGCAATATTTGAGAGTGGAGCTTCGGGGCGAGGTGTTCCGAATTGAGGCGACAAGAGAGCTGTTTGAGAGACTTTCCAGAATCCCAGAGCAGTTTCTAAAACTCCAGCAAGAAGTAAACGCTGGCAAACTGTCTGACGATGAGGTAGGAAAAGAGATTCAAAAAACGCTTGATGGAATCCTAGGGGCGGGAGCGATAGAGAAAGCATTTAAGAGCAAAGAAGGAACAATAAACGAATTAGCGGCGGCCGCCATCCACGTAGCAAATCAGATTACAAAGCAGATTACGGCCATGTAAGGGGGCGGAAGAATGGCGGTTAAAAGAGCAGTATCAACAGTCCTGGCGGTAGAGGGGATTAACGAGTATAAAACCGCTATGCAGGATATTAGGCGCGAGCTTGGAACGCTGAAATCTGCCCTGAAACTGACGGAAGAGCAGTTCAAGGGTAATGCCAACAGCATGGCAGCACTGGAGGCAAAGGGGAAAGCCCTAAAGGATGTACTGGATAAGGAAAAAGAAGCGGTAAACAACGCCCGGAAAGCTCTGGACTTGGCGCGGAACGCCCAGGAGGCATACGCGAAACGCGCATCAGAGCTGAGGGAGCGTATTGCGGCGGCGGAAAAAGAGCTGGAAGAGCTGAAAAACACCTCTTCCGACACAACGACGGCGCAAAAGAAGCTGACTGCGGAAATCGAATCCTTAAATAAAGAGCTTCAAGATACGGAAGCGAGACAAAAAGGCGCGGCAAACGGCGTTGAACTCTGGCAGAAGAACCTGAACACAGCGCAGACCCAGGTTGTCAAATTCGAGCGTGAGCTGGAAAAGAACAACAAATATCTGGCAGAGGCAAAGGCAAGCTCAGACGGGACGGCAAAATCCATTGACAACATGGGCAAGGAAGTCAAGCAGGCAGGGCGGGACTTTCAGAGCGCCGGTGATGATGTCAAGGATTTTGGAAGAGACACAAAAAGAAGCCTAGAAGAGATAGAAGATGTCATGGCAGCGCTTGGCCTTACAAAAATGCTTTCAGCTATTGTGGATGGTTTTCGCGCGAGTGTGGATGCGTCTATTGAATTTGAATCAGCAATGGCGGGCGTGGCCAAGACGACAGACCTCTCACAGGGCGAGCTTTCGCAGATGGGAAAGCAAATCCGGGAGCTGAGCACAGAAATTCCGATTACAACAACGGAATTTTCGGGAATTGTGGAAATTGCAGGGCAGCTGGGCATAGCGAAAGAAAGCCTGCTTGACTTTTCGAAAGTTATGGCCAATTTAGGGGTAGCGACCAACCTAACCAGCGAGGAAGCGGCAACCATGCTGGCGCAGTTCGCGAATATTACGCAGATGGATCCCAGTGCATACAGTAACCTTGGTAGTGTGGTGGTTGCGCTGGGCAATAGCTTTGCGACCAATGAGCGCTCTATTGTAGAGATGACCCAACGGATTGCGGCGGCGGGTACGATTGCCGGTATGAGTGAAGCGGATATGTTGGGCTTATCCGCTGCTGTTACCTCTATGGGTATCAGCGCAGACAACGGCGGCACACAGATGGGCAAACTCACCTCCATGATCCAACGGGCAGTAGAGACCGGGGACAAGCTGGATCAGTTCGCCAGCATTGCGGGGATGTCGGCGGAGGATTTTGCGACTGCGTGGGGCAATGATGCAACCAGCGCGCTCATTAAGTTTATTACTGGCCTAAACGATGTAGAGAGAAATGGCAAGTCCGCCATCGTATTGTTGGGCGAGCTAAAAATCAATGAAGCGCGGATGCAGACAATGATGCTCTCCCTGGCGGGCGCTGGCACATTGCTGAGTGATGCAGTCAATGTCTCAAATGAGGCATGGGCGGAAAATACTGCACTAACAAAAGAGGCGGCGACGCGCTACGCTACGACCGAAAGTAAGCTTGCCATGATGCGAAACGCATACAACAATTTGAGCATTGCAATAGGCGATAAGCTCAGCCCCATTATTCGGGCAGGCGCAGATACGCTCACAAGCTTCGCAGAAAAACTGGAAGAGATGGTGGAAAGCTCGGATTTGCTTGTTCCGGCGCTAGTAGGGGCAGCGACGGCGGTCGGGGTTCTGGTTGCCGCGTTTGCTGCTTATACGATTATTGATAAAGTCAGGCATAGCATTATAAAGTTTATATCCGTTATGGCCGCGAATCCGTGGATGCTCTGGGCAACAGCAATCGCGGCGGCGGTGGCGGCGCTTGTAACCTTTGCGGCAGCCTGCGGCGATAGTGAATATAGCGTTAAAAATCTCACGACAGCCTCACGGGAAATAAAGAAGGTTTTCAAAGAGCAGGACGAACAATTCAAGCAGACCTCCAACGATATTTTGGCAACAGCACAGATGGCCAATGCATATGTAAACCAGTTGGCAGAGCTGGAACAAAAGACCTCTCTGACCGTCGCGGAACAGGCAAAATGGAATATGCTTTTGTCTCAGATTGTGGAGCTGGTGCCAGAGACTTCGCAGCTGATTGACCAGCAAACAGGGAGCATTGAGGGCGGGACACAGGCGCTGCGCGGAAATATCCAGGCATGGCAGCAACAGGCTTTAGCGCAGGCAAGGCAGGAAGCATACTACGAAAAATACAAGGCTTTTGCTGCCGTGGAAGTAGAAGCCCAGACAAACCTTGATAAGCGGATAAAAAAAGAAAATGAGCTTTTGGCCATCAAAGGTGAAATGGATAGCATGGAAGCTCAAATTGAGGCAGCCACAAGAGGACGCTCGGCAGCGGAGCAAGAGGGAAATCAGGTACTACAAAAAAAGATTGACCGATACAATGAACTGGTGGATGAATACGCCAAGGCGGATGAGGAGCTCAATAATCTGGATAAGGCACTAGAAAAGAACCAGGACGCGCTTGCAGAGTATAGCGAGGAATTGGGCGTAAATTCCACGGTGCTGGGCGATTGGGCAAGCGGGGTTGTTGCTTCCAGCGACCAAGTGAGCGAGGCGAACGCCAAAACGCAGAGCGAAATTGACGCGCTGAATAATCAACTCGCAAGCCTTCAAGAGGCATATATGGAAGCCTACGAAGAGGCAGAAAAATCGGTCAATAAGCAATGCGGGGCTTTTGACAAGATAGAGAAGAAAGCGGCGACTAGCGTTAAGCAGTTAAAGGCAAACTTTGACAGCCAAATCGAATACTTTACCAATTATACAGAGAATCTGAAAAAGGCGGCGGAGCTTGGCATTAACCAGGGGCTAATAGCAACTCTTTCCGATGGGTCTGTAGAATCTATGGCAATTTTGCAAGGGATTGTAAATGATAACGGCAAGAGCGTGGATGAAATTAACCAGAAGTGGGAAGAGGTCAACAATGTCAAGAGCACAGCAATAGCTGCTATGGCAGATGCAAAAACGGCTTTTAGCACAAACTCGGCGGAGATTCAAGGGGAAATTGATGCACTGGTTGACCATATGAACCAGGAAGATGAAGCAGCAGAGAACGGAAAGAAAACCATGAATGGTTATGCAGCCGGGCTTAATTCTGGGCTCCCGGAAGTAAAACAAAAAGCACAGCAAGCGGCGGGGCTCGTGCGCGGTGCGATTACGAACATGTTCACCGGGATGGGAGGAAGTATTAAAGCTGTATATAATGGCAGCCATGCAAAGGGATTATCTCTTGTTCCATACGATGGATATATTGCAGAGCTGCACAAGGGCGAGCGCATTTTAACTGCAAAAGAAGCACAAGAATACAACAACACTCTGCTTGCGTCTATTGCGTCCAGCTATGAAATGCCGGGTAGAGATTATTCCGGCATACTGGAATCTATCAGAGGTGCGCTGGCATCTTCCAGGGGGAATATAACCAACAAGGCAACACTGCAATTTTACGGTGAGCAGCCAAGCCCGGCAAAGACCGCGAGAGAGGTAGAAAAGACCATGAGGAGGATGCTGTATGGCTATTGATGCGAGTATCACTTTAGTTCTGGATATGGGCGGGCACATGGTGAGAATTGCGAAAGATTCTCCCTATCGTCTGGCGCAGGATGGAGTGAGTGGCCTAGAAGCGGCAGACTATATGCTCACCATAAAGCAAAATGCGCAAGTAGATGGCGGATATATTGAAAAAGAGAGCTTTGAGCCACGGAATATCAGCATTACCTTTGTTGTGGATGATAGGACAAATACAGAGGCACACAGACGGCTATTGCTTCGATATCTAAACCCGAAGCAGCAGGGGACGCTCACGGTTACAAGGAGCGGGGTAACAAGGAGAATTGGGTGCAAGATAGATGGGGTGATAGAGTTCTGGCAGCCGAATATACGGGAGGACAGGCTGAAAGTAACGGTCAATCTCATATGCCCAGACCCTTGGTTTTATGAGGAGCGGGCGGCAGAATACGAATTTAAAAATGTAAAGCCGCTGCTTACCTTCCCATTCAATTCGCTTGTGGGCGTGGGCATTATGTCTGGCCTTGTCTGGCGCTCGGATGAACTGACAGTAGAAAACACCGGGGACGATGCAATGGGAATTTTGCTGACGATTCAGGCACAAGGGGAAATCAAAAACCCTAAAGTAACTCTGGACGACGGGGAATATATCCGGCTGATCACCGTATTGCAAAGCGGGGATAAGGCTCAAATATCGACGATACCAAAAAATAAAGATATTTGGATTAATGAGGAAAGGGCGCTTGTTTATGATAGGCAAAGCGTCTTTTTTTCTGTGCCGACAGGAAAGCACACGCTGAAAATCAGCGCGGACAGCGGCGTGGAACATGCAGTTACAAAAATGGAATGCAGCCTAAAGTATTTGGGGGTGTAGGCATGGAGCTTATTTTGCTGGATAAGAACTTCGGGCTGTTGGGGATGCCGATAGATGATTTTACGTCATTGCAATGGAAGCGGCGCTGGAAAGAGGGCGGCGGCTTTGAGCTTCATTTGAGCAAGGAATATTTTGCAACGGCCAGCGCTGCGCGGTATCTCTATCAGAATGAGGATGAAGAGACAATGGCGATAGTAAGCGCCGAATATGAAGAGAAGCGGGGGGAGGTTACGCTGGGCGGAAAACCTCTCAATATTCTTTTCGATGACGTTGTTATCCCAAAAACAGAGGTGATCCGAGGGAATCTGGAAACAGAGGCGCGCCGCATCGTGA from the Christensenellaceae bacterium 44-20 genome contains:
- a CDS encoding phage tail tape measure protein yields the protein MAVKRAVSTVLAVEGINEYKTAMQDIRRELGTLKSALKLTEEQFKGNANSMAALEAKGKALKDVLDKEKEAVNNARKALDLARNAQEAYAKRASELRERIAAAEKELEELKNTSSDTTTAQKKLTAEIESLNKELQDTEARQKGAANGVELWQKNLNTAQTQVVKFERELEKNNKYLAEAKASSDGTAKSIDNMGKEVKQAGRDFQSAGDDVKDFGRDTKRSLEEIEDVMAALGLTKMLSAIVDGFRASVDASIEFESAMAGVAKTTDLSQGELSQMGKQIRELSTEIPITTTEFSGIVEIAGQLGIAKESLLDFSKVMANLGVATNLTSEEAATMLAQFANITQMDPSAYSNLGSVVVALGNSFATNERSIVEMTQRIAAAGTIAGMSEADMLGLSAAVTSMGISADNGGTQMGKLTSMIQRAVETGDKLDQFASIAGMSAEDFATAWGNDATSALIKFITGLNDVERNGKSAIVLLGELKINEARMQTMMLSLAGAGTLLSDAVNVSNEAWAENTALTKEAATRYATTESKLAMMRNAYNNLSIAIGDKLSPIIRAGADTLTSFAEKLEEMVESSDLLVPALVGAATAVGVLVAAFAAYTIIDKVRHSIIKFISVMAANPWMLWATAIAAAVAALVTFAAACGDSEYSVKNLTTASREIKKVFKEQDEQFKQTSNDILATAQMANAYVNQLAELEQKTSLTVAEQAKWNMLLSQIVELVPETSQLIDQQTGSIEGGTQALRGNIQAWQQQALAQARQEAYYEKYKAFAAVEVEAQTNLDKRIKKENELLAIKGEMDSMEAQIEAATRGRSAAEQEGNQVLQKKIDRYNELVDEYAKADEELNNLDKALEKNQDALAEYSEELGVNSTVLGDWASGVVASSDQVSEANAKTQSEIDALNNQLASLQEAYMEAYEEAEKSVNKQCGAFDKIEKKAATSVKQLKANFDSQIEYFTNYTENLKKAAELGINQGLIATLSDGSVESMAILQGIVNDNGKSVDEINQKWEEVNNVKSTAIAAMADAKTAFSTNSAEIQGEIDALVDHMNQEDEAAENGKKTMNGYAAGLNSGLPEVKQKAQQAAGLVRGAITNMFTGMGGSIKAVYNGSHAKGLSLVPYDGYIAELHKGERILTAKEAQEYNNTLLASIASSYEMPGRDYSGILESIRGALASSRGNITNKATLQFYGEQPSPAKTAREVEKTMRRMLYGY
- a CDS encoding phage tail domain-containing protein produces the protein MAIDASITLVLDMGGHMVRIAKDSPYRLAQDGVSGLEAADYMLTIKQNAQVDGGYIEKESFEPRNISITFVVDDRTNTEAHRRLLLRYLNPKQQGTLTVTRSGVTRRIGCKIDGVIEFWQPNIREDRLKVTVNLICPDPWFYEERAAEYEFKNVKPLLTFPFNSLVGVGIMSGLVWRSDELTVENTGDDAMGILLTIQAQGEIKNPKVTLDDGEYIRLITVLQSGDKAQISTIPKNKDIWINEERALVYDRQSVFFSVPTGKHTLKISADSGVEHAVTKMECSLKYLGV